One Xenopus tropicalis strain Nigerian chromosome 8, UCB_Xtro_10.0, whole genome shotgun sequence genomic window carries:
- the sult1c4 gene encoding sulfotransferase family 1C member 4 gives MPGKLQIVEGVSIAEDIASNWQQIQSFQARPGDVLIATYPKAGTTWVQEIVDLILNEGNEEICRRSPTHERMPFVEVLHMMKPGPEEVNAMPSPRVLKTHLPVQLVPPLFWRYKCKVIYVARNPRDTVTSYYYFDHTITFHPAPGSWEEYLHRFMKGDVGWGSWYDHVKGFWEQKDQHNILYLFYEDIKQNPIHEIRKVMRFLDKDLSEEVLEKIVHLSSFDHMKDNPMANFSAFPSDVVDQSQYKFMRKGKVGDWKSHFTVQQNEMFEEKYQQQMHGSAMKFRYDI, from the exons ATGCCTGGTAAACTGCAGATCGTGGAAGGCGTCTCCATTGCAGAGGATATTGCCTCAAACTGGCAGCAAATTCAGTCTTTCCAAGCAAGACCTGGAGATGTGCTGATAGCCACCTACCCCAAAGCAG GTACCACCTGGGTCCAAGAGATAGTGGACCTTATATTAAACGAGGGCAATGAAGAGATTTGCAGGAGATCTCCTACTCATGAGAGGATGCCCTTTGTAGAGGTGCTGCATATGATGAAACCAG GACCAGAAGAGGTCAACGCGATGCCATCACCAAGGGTGCTGAAGACCCATCTTCCTGTGCAACTTGTACCCCCATTGTTCTGGAGATACAAATGCAAG GTGATCTACGTAGCCAGGAACCCCAGGGACACCGTGACATCCTATTATTATTTCGATCACACAATCACATTTCACCCAGCCCCGGGAAGCTGGGAGGAGTATCTCCACAGATTCATGAAGGGCGACG TGGGCTGGGGCTCCTGGTACGACCATGttaaaggattctgggaacagaAAGATCAACACAATATCTTATATCTTTTTTATGAAGACATTAAGCAG AACCCCATCCATGAGATACGCAAAGTGATGAGGTTCTTGGATAAAGACCTCTCGGAAGAGGTTCTGGAGAAGATAGTGCACCTGAGTTCCTTTGACCATATGAAGGACAACCCAATGGCCAATTTTTCGGCCTTCCCCTCGGATGTAGTAGACCAGTCTCAGTATAAGTTCATGCgtaaag GTAAGGTAGGGGACTGGAAATCCCACTTTACTGTTCAACAGAACGAGATGTTTGAGGAGAAATACCAACAGCAGATGCACGGCTCTGCCATGAAGTTCCGCTATGACATATAA